The Salvia miltiorrhiza cultivar Shanhuang (shh) chromosome 1, IMPLAD_Smil_shh, whole genome shotgun sequence genome has a window encoding:
- the LOC131006252 gene encoding uncharacterized protein LOC131006252 translates to MANRVRQMIHEEVGDKYFCILVDEAQDISKKEKMAIILRFVNDQRILTEHFFAIKSVSDTTSLNLKKEICRVISHHDLQVEKMRGHGYDGASNMRGSWNGLQTLFLRDCPYAYYIHCFAHRLQLAIVSAAKDISVIWEFISHLDNVVNIITSSPKRILQRKVQDILAAIAFVSTTKTILQELRESGCWEEFLEEVKVFCLKNDIDVPNLDSLYKILKTLSNQFNSDNICKLARKFYPEDFTDQDIVSLEYELEHYKHDVIVMQEFQVSTLVELSQLLMKSARSKHVKTALRNNMGDDLLED, encoded by the exons ATGGCCAATAGAGTACGCCAAATGATTCATGAAGAAGTTGGagataaatatttttgtattctTGTTGACGAAGCACAAGATATCTccaagaaagagaaaatggCCATTATCTTGAGGTTTGTGAATGATCAGAGAATTTTGACTGAACatttttttgcaattaaaaGCGTTAGTGACACTACTTCACTAAATTTGAAGAAAGAGATATGTCGTGTTATTTCTCATCATGATTTGCAGGTTGAGAAAATGAGAGGTCATGGATATGATGGTGCTAGTAATATGCGTGGTTCATGGAATGGACTTCAAACATTATTTCTTAGAGATTGTCCATATGCCTATTATATTCATTGCTTTGCTCATCGTCTACAGTTGGCAATAGTTTCTGCAGCTAAAGATATTAGTGTCATTTGGGAGTTCATTTCTCACTTGGATAATGTTGTCAACATTATAACTTCTTCACCAAAGCGT ATTCTTCAAAGAAAAGTTCAAGATATTTTGGCTGCTATTGCTTTTGTCTCTACTACTAAAACTATTCTTCAAGAATTGAGAGAAAGTGGCTGCTGGGAAGAATTTCTCGAAGAAGTCAAGGTCTTTTGCTTGAAGAATGATATTGATGTCCCCAATTTGGATTCTCTATATAAG ATCTTAAAAACTCTTTCGAATCAGTTCAACAGTGATAATATTTGCAAGCTTGCGAGAAAATTCTATCCTGAAGATTTCACTGATCAAGATATTGTTTCGTTAGAGTATGAGTTGGAACATTATAAGCACGATGTGATTGTGATGCAGGAGTTTCAAGTTTCTACACTTGTTGAGTTGAGCCAACTACTTATGAAGAGTGCAAGGTCAAAG CATGTGAAGACGGCACTTCGTAACAACATGGGAGATGATTTGCTTGAAGATTAG